From the genome of Amycolatopsis granulosa:
GTGGCCCTCGGCCCGCAGGTCGAAGTGGCGGCCGTTGACCTCGACCAGCTTCTCCACCTGGTTGTTGCCGGTGACCGCACCCGACACCGACAGCACACTGCCGTCCTCGTGCACCGCGCGGACGGTGACCAGGCTGCGCCAGTTCGGGCTCTCCGGCTCGGTGACGATTTCGGTGCGCACGCCGAACTCCTCGGCCAGGCGCGGCGCGTTGACGAACGTGACCTGGTCCTCGACCACCCCGGAGAACACTCCGCGCAGCGCGGCCAGCGACAGCACGCCGACGTCCTCCGAGGACAGCTCGCCGCGGACCTCGACGGTGACCGCCGACGGCGCCTTCTGGCTCAGCGCGGCCAGCACCGTGCCCAGCTTCTGGGTCAGCGGCAGGTACGGGCGGACCTCCTCGCCCACCACGCCACCGCTGGCGACGTTCACCGCGTCCGGCACGAAGTCGCCGCGCAACGCCAGCAGCACCGACCGGGCCACGTCGGTGCCCGCGCGATCCTGCGCTTCCGCGGTCGAGGCACCGAGGTGCGGGGTGACGACGACGTTGGGCAGGCCGAACAGCGGGCTCGCGGTGGTCGGCTCGGTGACGAACACGTCGATGCCGGCACCGCCGACGTGACCGCTGCGGATCGCCTCGGCGAGCGCCTCCTCGTCGACCAGGCCACCACGCGCGGCGTTGACGATGATCACGCCGGGCTTGGTCTTCTTGAGGGCCTCGGCGTCGATGAGGCCCTTGGTCTCCGGGGTCTTGGGCAGGTGGATCGAGATGGCGTCGGCGCGCTGGAGCAGCTCGTCCAGGCTCACCAGCTCGACGCCGAGCTGAGCGGCACGGGCGGCCGAGACGTACGGGTCGTAGGCGACGATCTTGGTGTCGAACGCCGCCAGCCGGGCCGCGAACAGCTGTCCGATCTTGCCGAAGCCCACCACGCCGATGGTCTTGCCGTTGATCTCGACACCGCTGTACGACGAGCGCTTCCACTCGCCGGCCTGGAGGCTCTGGTTCGCGGCCGGGACCCGGCGGGCGACGGCGAGCAGCAGCGCGACGGCGTGCTCGGCGGCGGAGACGATGTTCGACGTCGGCGCGTTCACCACGAGCACACCGCGCGCGGTCGCGGCCGGCACCTCGACGTTGTCCAGCCCGACACCGGCCCTGGCGACGACCTTCAGCCGCGTCGAGGCACCCAGCACCTCGGCATCGACCTTGGTCGCGGAGCGGACCAGCAGCGCGTCGGCGGCCTTCACCGCCTCCAGCAGCGCCGGGCGGTCGGTGCCGTCCACGTGCCGGACCTCCACCTCGTCGCCGAACACGGCCAGCGTGGACGGGGCGAGTTTTTCGGCGATGAGGACGACCGGCTTGCTGGGGTTGGTCACGATCAGGCTCCCGTGGACGCAGCTGGGGTCAAACGACGCCCGCGAGTCTAGTCGCGCAGCTCACCGGGGCCGTCAACGGGAGCACAACCCGGCGAAGACGAGATCGAGCAGCCGGTCCGGGTCGCCGGCGTGCTCGCTGGCCCAGCCGGCCGCGTGCACCATCAGCAGCACCTCGTCCGGCGCCAGGTCCGCGCGCAGCTGACCGGACTCCTGGGCGCGGGCGACGAGCCGGGCGGCGGCCGAGCGCATCCCGCGGCAGGCGCGGTGGAGGTCGGAGGTCTCGTCGTTGAGCGCGTCCGCGGTCGCGGCGGACAGGCCGCGGAACGTGGTGGCGGTGCCGAGCATGCCGCGCGCGAAGGTGCGCAGGGCGGCGAGCGGGTCGTCCTCGCCGAGCAGCGCCTCCGCGGCTTCGGCCTGCGCGTCGAACCTCGCCCCGAGCAGAGCTTCCAGCAGCACCTCGCGGCTCGGGAAGTGCCGGTAGAGCGTGCCGATGCCGACTCCCGCACGCCGCGCGATCTCCTCCAGGGATGCGTCGATGCCGGACTCGCCGAACACGGCACGCGCCTCCGCCAGCAGGCGCTCGTAATTGCGGCGGGCGTCGGCGCGCAGGGGACGGGTGCTGCTCATCACGATCCACTGTAGGCGTGACAAACCGGAGGAGCCCTCCGTACAGTGAACCGGAGGACCCCTCCGAAAGGACCTGTAGATGAAGTCAATAGGTGTGTGGCTCTTCGGTGGCTACCCGACCACCGTCGAGGTCGAGCGGGAGCAGCTCGCCCGGATCGACGCGCTCGGCTACGCGTCGGTGTGGATGGGTGAGACCATCGGCGGGCGGGACGCGTTCGTCCGGTCCGCGGTGTTCCTCGGCGCGACCAGCCGGATCACGGTCGGCACGGGGATCGCCAACGCGTGGGCGCGGCCCGCGCCGACCGCGCAGGCAGCGGCGCGCAGCGTGAGCGAGGCCCACCCCGGGCGCTTCGTGCTCGGCATCGGCATCGGGCACCCCTACCAGGCCGAGAGCACCGGGCAGTCGTACGCGAAACCGCTCACCGCGATGCGGGACTACCTGTCGCGCATGGACGAGGAGGCGGCCACCAACCCGCCCGCGGCGCCGTTCCCCCGGGTGCTGGCCGCGATCGGGCCGAAGATGCTGGAGCTGTCCCGGGACGCCACCGACGGCGCCCACCCGTTCGCCATGCCCGTCGAGCACACCGCCTTCGCGCGGAAGATCCTCGGGCCGGGGAAGCTGCTGATCCCGCACCAGGCGGTGCTGCTGTCCACCGACCCGGCGCGGGCACGGGCGATCGCCCGTGAGATGGCCCGCCAGATCCTGCAGGTCAAGGCGTACGCCAAGGCGTGGCGCGACTTCGGCTACGGCGACGAGGTGACCGACCGCCTGGCGGACGCACTCGTCGCCTGGGGCGACGAGGAGACGATCGCGCGCCGGGTGCGGGAGCAGCTCGACGCTGGTGCGGACCAGGTCCTCCTCTCCCCCACCGGCGTGGATCTGCCCGGTGCGGTGGACCAGCTGGCCCGGCTGACGCCGGCGCTCGCAGCGCTGACGGCGCTGCCGGAGGTGGCGGCATGAGCGTCGGCATCTGGACCTTCGCCTTCGACGGCGCGCCGATCGGCCAGGTTCGCGAGGCCGCCGCCGAGATCGAGGAACTCGGGTTCGACGCGCTGTGGTTCGGCGAATACCCGGGGCGCGAGGCGCTGACCCAGGCAGCGCTGCTGCTGGGCGCCACCTCGCGGATCACCGTCGCCACCGGAGTCGCCCGCTTCGACCGGCGCAGTCCGGCCGGCGTCGCGGGCGGCGCGCGCACCCTGGCGGAGGCCTACCCGGGACGGTTCGTGCTCGCTCTCGGCGGCCACGCCAGGGGCGGGAAGCCGGTGGAGACGGTCCGGAACTACCTGGACGAGATGGACGCGACGGAGTTCACCAGCCCCGAGCCGGTTCCGCGGCCGCGACGCCTGCTCGCCGCCCTGGGCCCGCGGATGCTGCGGCTCGCCGCCGAACGCGCCGACGGCGCCCACCCGTACTTCGTGCCACCCGAGCACACCGCGCTGGCACGGGAAATCCTCGGCCCGGACGCCTACCTCGCGGTCGAGCAGGGTGCTGTGCTCGACGGCTCGCGCGGCCTGGAGATCGCCCGCGCCGAGGTCGGCACGTACCTGGGGGTGGCCGCACACCACCGCGTCAACCTCAAGCGCCTCGGCTTCACCGACGACGACCTCGCCGCCGGCGGCAGCACGCGGCTCGTGGAGGCGGTCATCGCCATCGGCGAGCAGAAGGCCGCCGACCGGATCCAGGCGCACCTCGACGCCGGCGCGGACCACGTGTGCGTGCAGGTGATCACCGGCGAGCCCGGACTGCCGCTCGCGGGCTGGCGGCAGCTGGCCGGACTGGTGCGCTGAGGCCGGCCGCTCAGTCCGCGGTCAGCCCGGCCAGGTCGTGGAACTCGCCGTCGCGGGCGCCGGCGACGAACGCGTCCCATTCGGACGGTGTGAACACCAGGAGCGGACCGTCCGGATCGGTGGCCTTGCGCAGCACGGTGTAGACGAGCCCGTCGGTGTGCCCGACGTGGGCGAACTCCAGTTCGCCGCCGGTGACCTGCCACCGCGCCCCGGTGAGATCCAGTGCAGTGCGCACCCGGGCCTTGTTGGCCGCGTTGGCCGCGTCGTCCTCCACCGGGCCACGGTAACTCCGCACGAACGCAGGGACCTCCCCGGGGCGCGCCCCGGGGAGGTCCCTGTGCGTCCGGCCGGACTCAGGCCGTCTCGGTGATCGGCCGGTCCACCCACGACATCAGGCCGCGCAGCTTCTTCCCGGTCTCCTCGATCGGGTGCTGCTCACCGGCCTCCTGCAGCTTGCGGAAGTTCGGCCGGCCCTGCTCGTCCTCGGACACCCACTCGCGGGCGAAGGTGCCGTCCTGGATCTCGCCCAGGATCTTGCGCATCTCCTCCTTCACCGCGGGGGTGATGACCCGCGGGCCGCGGGTGAGGTCGCCGTACTCGGCGGTGTCGGAGATCGAGTAACGCATCCGGGCGATACCGCCCTCGTACATGAGGTCGACGATGAGCTTGAGCTCGTGCAGCACCTCGAAGTAGGCGATCTCGGGCGCGTACCCGGCCTCGGTCAGCACCTCGAACCCGGTCTGCACCAGCGCGGACGCACCACCGCAGAGGACGGCCTGCTCACCGAACAGGTCGGTTTCGGTCTCCTCCTTGAAGGTGGTCTTGATGACACCGGCGCGGGCGCCACCGATGGCGGCGGCGTAGGCCAGCGCGAGCGCCTGCGCGTTGCCGGAGGGGTCCTGCTCGACCGCGATCAGGCACGGCACGCCCTTGCCGTCGACGAACTGGCGGCGGACCAGGTGGCCCGGACCCTTCGGCGCGACCATCGCCACGTCCACATTGGCCGGAGGCTTGATCAGCTCGTAGCGGATGTTGAAGCCGTGGCCGAAGAACAGCGCGTCGCCGTCCTTGAGGTTGGGCTCGATGTCCTCGGCGTAGATGAAGCGCTGCTTGGTGTCCGGCGCGAGGATCATGATCAGGTCGGCCTCGGCGGACGCCTCCGCCGGGGTGAGCACCCGCAGGCCCTCCTCCTCGGCCTTCGCGCGCGACTTCGACCCCTCCGGAAGACCGATGCGCACATCGACCCCGGAGTCACGCAGGCTCAGCGCGTGCGCGTGGCCCTGGCTGCCGTAGCCGATCACCGCGACCTTGCGACCCTGGATGATGCTGAGATCGGCGTCGTCGTCGTAGAAGATTTCGACTGACATGAGGGGACTGAATTCCTTTCGGGTTCTAAAACTTCACCGGGGCGCGGAGGCGGTGATCGACCGGGGACCCCGGCCCACCGCGACCATGCCGGACTGCACGATCTCACGCACGCCATACGGCTCCAGCATGCGCAACAGGGCACTGAGCTTGTCGCCGGTGCCGGTGGCCTCGATCGTGAGCGCCTCGGGCGAGACGTCGACCACCTTCGCACGGAACAGCTGGACGGTCTCCAGCACCTGGCTGCGCACCGTGGCATCGGCCCGGACCTTGACGAGCAGCAGTTCACGCTGCACCGACACGGCGGGCTCGAGCTCCACGATCTTGATGACGTTGACCAGCTTGTTGAGCTGTTTGGTCACCTGTTCGAGCGGTAGCTCCTCAACGGCGACCACGATCGTCATCCGGGACACCTCGGGATTCTCCGTGGGCCCGACGGCGAGGGACTCGATGTTGAAACCGCGGCGGGAGAACAACCCGGCGACTCTCGCGAGCACCCCGGGGACATTCTCCACCAACACGCTCAGGGTATGCCTGGTCACTGCGAAACCTCGTCGTCGTCGAACAGCGGGCGGATGCCACGCGCGGCCATGATCTCGTCGTTCCCGGTGCCGGCCGCCACCATCGGCCACACCTGGGCGTCCTTGCCGACCACGAAATCGATCACGACAGGGCGGTCGTTGATCTCCATCGCCCGGCGGATGACGTCGTCGACCTCGTCCTGGGTCTCGCACCGCAGCCCGGCGCAGCCCAGAGCCTCGGCGAGCAGGGTGAAGTCCGGGATCCGGTGCTTGTGCGTACCGAGGTCGGTGTTGGAGTACCGCTCGGCGTAGAACAGGTTCTGCCACTGGCGGACCATGCCGAGGTTGCCGTTGTTGATGACGGCGACCTTGATCGGGGCGCCCTCGATGGCGCAGGTGGCCAGCTCCTGGTTGGTCATCTGGAAGCAGCCGTCCCCGTCGATGGCCCACACCTGCTTGTCCGGCACGCCGAACTTGGCGCCCATCGCGGCCGGCACGGCGTAGCCCATGGTGCCCAGCCCGCCCGAGTTGAGCCAGGTCCGCGGGTTCTCGTACTTGATGAACTGCGCGGCCCACATCTGGTGCTGGCCGACACCGGCGGCGTAGACCGCGTCCGGGCCGACGATCTGGCCGATCCGCTCGATGACGTACTGCGGCGACAGCGTGCCGTCCGCGGGCCACTCGTAGCCGGCCGGGAACGTGTCGCGCCAGGAGTCGATCTGCGTCCACCACGGCGCCAGGTCCGGCGCGCCGGCCCGCTCGGTCTCGGCCTGCACCGCGTCGATCAGCTCGGTGATGATCTCCGCGCAGTCACCCACGATCGGCACGTCGGCCTTGCGGTTCTTGGAGATCTCGGCCGGGTCGATGTCGGCGTGCACGACCTTGGCCTCCGGCGCGAACGACTCCAGCTGACCGGTCACCCGGTCGTCGAAGCGGGCGCCCAGCGCGACCAGCAGGTCGGCGCGCTGCATCGCGGCGACCGCGGCGACCGACCCGTGCATGCCGGGCATGCCCAGGTGCTGGCGGTGCGAGTCGGGGAACGCGCCGCGCGCCATCAGCGTGGTCACCACCGGGATGCCGGTGAGCTCCGCCAGCCGCTTCAGCTGCGCCGACGCCTGCGCCTTGATCACACCGCCACCGACGTAGAGCACCGGGCGGCGGGCCTGCGCGATGAGCCGCGCGGCCTCGCGGACCTGCTTGCCGTGCGGGCGCAGCGTGGGCCGGTAGCCGGGCAGGTGCATCTCCGGCGGCCAGGAGAACGAAGTGGTCTCCTGCAGGACGTCCTTGGGGATGTCCACGAGCACCGGGCCGGGGCGGCCGGTCGAGGCCAGGTGGAACGCCTCCGCGATCACGCGCGGGATGTCGACCGGGTCGGTCACCAGGAAGTTGTGCTTGGTGACCGGCATGGTGATGCCGCAGATGTCGGCTTCCTGGAAGGCATCGGTCCCGATCAGCGGACGGCTCTGCTGGCCGGTGATCGCCACGACCGGCACCGAGTCCATGTTCGCGTCGGCCAGCGGGGTGACCAGGTTGGTCGCGCCCGGGCCGGAGGTCGCCATGCAGACCCCGACCTTGCCGGTCGCCTGCGCGTACCCGGTGGCCGCGTGGCCCGCGCCCTGCTCGTGACGGACGAGGACGTGCCGCACCTTGGTCGAGTCCAGAAGCGGGTCGTACGCCGGCAGGATCGTGCCGCCCGGAATCCCGAAGACCACCTCCACGCCCATCGCCTCGAGCGACCGCACCAGCGACTGCGCTCCGGTCACCCGGACCGGGGTGCCGGCGGGGGGAGCGGGCTTGGGGCGGCTGCCCAGCTGGGCGGGCGACGCGGCCGACGGAGTTCCTCCGGCTTTCGGTTCCGATCGCGACGTGGCGCTTGTCATCAGTTCTGCCTCGTGGGTCTCGTGGGGCTTCTCGTCAGTGGTCTGGTGGTCTGGTGGTCTCGGGTGTCGGGGCTGTCTGTGCTGTCGGGGCACTGCCTGGGCAACAAAAAACCCCCGCCGACCGGGAAGGTCGCACGAGGGTCGCGCGTCGACGCAGGTGGGCTCGATCGGTCCCTACGCGTCGACGCGCGGGAGAAGTACGAGGCCAATCTGCGGTGTCACGGCGCTGACGGTAACGGGTGGTCGCGGACGGTGTCAACTCTGCGGGACAGTGATCCCGGATACTGGGCACGATGCCCGGCACGATCCTGGGCACGATCCTGGGCACACCCGGGGGAACGGCCCCGGTCCGCGAAAGGCACCATGGGCCACGTGGCCGAAAACCAGCACCGGGACCGGAAGGCCGTCTTCCGCATCCCGCTGATCGCGTTGCTCGCCGTGGTGTTCCTGGCGGTGTGCATGATCCCCGCCGCGTTCGCCGACGTGCCCGGGCTGTGGGTCATGTACGTCGTGCCGATCGCGCTGGCCGTGTTCATCGTGCGCACCCGCACCGTCGCGTCCTCCCGCGGCCTGAGCGTGCGGACCGTGTTCAGCCACCGCGAGCTGCCCTGGTCCTCGCTCAAGGGACTCGCGATCAGCGACAAGGCGAAGGTGCGGGCCGTGCTGGCCGACGGCAGCGAGGTCCCGCTGCCGTCCGTGCGCACCCGTCACCTGCCGGTGATCTCGCTGGTCAGCGAGGGCCGGATGAAGGACCCGACCGGGCTCACCGACGACTTCGACGCCGACGGCGCCGACGTGGGCGAGGACACCGGTCCGGACTGATCACCGCGGGCGTAACCTGACGGACATGCCTGCTCTGCGCTCCCGAACAACCACCCACGGCCGCAACGCCGCGGGCGCCCGGTCCCTGTGGCGGGCCACCGGGCTGACCGACAGCGACTTCGGCAAGCCGATCGTCGCGATCGCCAACTCCTACACCCAGTTCGTGCCCGGGCACGTACACCTCAAGGACCTCGGCGACATCGTGGCCGGGGCGATCCGCGAGGCCGGCGGGGTGGCGCGCGAGTTCCACACGATCGCGGTGGACGACGGCATCGCCATGGGGCACAGCGGCATGCTCTACTCGCTGCCCTCGCGCGAGATCATCGCCGACTCGGTCGAGTACATGGTCAACGCGCACCAGGCCGACGCACTGGTCTGCATCTCCAACTGCGACAAGATCACGCCGGGCATGCTCAACGCCGCGATGCGGCTGAACATCCCGACCGTGTTCGTCTCCGGCGGCCCGATGGAGGCCGGCAAGGCGGTCGTCGTCGACGGTGTCGCCCACGCGCCGACCGACCTGATCACCAGCATCTCCGCCTCGGCCAACCCCGCCGTCGACGAGGACGGGCTGTCCATCGTGGAGCGGTCCGCGTGCCCGACCTGCGGGTCGTGCTCGGGCATGTTCACCGCGAACTCGATGAACTGCCTCACCGAGGCGCTGGGCCTGTCGCTGCCGGGCAACGGCTCGACACTGGCCACGCACGCCGCCCGGCGCAAGCTGTTCGAGGACGCCGGCCGCACCGTGATGGAGCTGTGCAAGCGCTGGTACGGCGAGGACGACGACAGCGCGCTGCCGCGCTCGATCGCCAACCGCAAGGCGTTCGAGAACGCGATGGCGCTGGACATGGCGATGGGCGGCTCGACCAACACCGTGCTGCACATCCTGGCCGCGGCGCAGGAGGGCGAGGTCGACTTCACGATCTCCGACATCGACGCCATCGGCCGCCGCGTGCCGTGCCTGTCGAAGGTCGCGCCGAACTCCGACTACCACATGGAGGACGTGCACCGCGCCGGCGGCATCCCGGCGATCCTCGGCGAGCTGCACCGGGCCGGGCTGCTCAACGAGGACGTCACTTCCGTGCACTCCCCTTCCCTCGAGCAGTGGCTGTCCACCTGGGACATCCGCGGCGGTTCGGCCTCGGCGGAAGCGATCGAGCTGTTCCACGCCGCGCCCGGCGGGGTCCGCACCACGGAGGCGTTCTCGACGTCGAACCGGTGGACCGAGCTGGACACGGACGCGGCGAACGGCTGCATCCGCGACATCGCGCACGCCTACACCGCCGACGGCGGGCTGGCGGTGCTGCGCGGCAACCTGGCCGAGAACGGCGCGGTGATCAAGTCCGCCGGCATCGACGAGGAGCTGTGGCGGTTCCAGGGACCGGCGCGCGTGGTGGAGAGCCAGGAGGAGGCCGTCTCGGTCATCCTGGGCAAGAAGATCCAGCCGGGTGAGGTGCTCGTGGTGCGCTACGAGGGCCCCGCCGGCGGCCCGGGCATGCAGGAAATGCTGCACCCGACGGCGTTCCTGAAGGGCGCCGGGCTGGGCAAGAAGTGCGCGCTGATCACCGACGGCCGGTTCTCCGGTGGCTCGTCGGGCATCTCGGTCGGGCACATCTCGCCGGAGGCGGCGTCCGGGGGCACGATCGGCCTGGTCGCCGACGGGGATCAGATCCTGATCGACGTGCGCGAGCGCAAGCTGGAGCTGCTGGTGGACGACGACGTGCTGGCGGAGCGCCGGGCGAAGATGGAGGCGTCCGAGCGGCCGTGGCAGCCGGTGGACCGGCAGCGCCCGGTCACGGCGGCGCTGCGCGCCTACGCGCGGATGGCCACCTCGGCCGACACGGGTGCGGTCCGCGACCCGAACCGGTAAACGGTGTGGTGGAGGGCCCCGGCGGTATCCGCCGGGGCCCTCCGTCGTTTCCGGCCCCGGGCGCGCCGGCTGATGCCAGAATGATCCGGATCGGCACGGGAGATGGGGGTGCGGGGTGCTCCGCGACGAAGACCTGACCGACCTGGAGCGCGAGCTCGTCC
Proteins encoded in this window:
- the ilvN gene encoding acetolactate synthase small subunit, with product MTRHTLSVLVENVPGVLARVAGLFSRRGFNIESLAVGPTENPEVSRMTIVVAVEELPLEQVTKQLNKLVNVIKIVELEPAVSVQRELLLVKVRADATVRSQVLETVQLFRAKVVDVSPEALTIEATGTGDKLSALLRMLEPYGVREIVQSGMVAVGRGPRSITASAPR
- a CDS encoding PH domain-containing protein; translated protein: MGHVAENQHRDRKAVFRIPLIALLAVVFLAVCMIPAAFADVPGLWVMYVVPIALAVFIVRTRTVASSRGLSVRTVFSHRELPWSSLKGLAISDKAKVRAVLADGSEVPLPSVRTRHLPVISLVSEGRMKDPTGLTDDFDADGADVGEDTGPD
- a CDS encoding TetR/AcrR family transcriptional regulator, whose amino-acid sequence is MSSTRPLRADARRNYERLLAEARAVFGESGIDASLEEIARRAGVGIGTLYRHFPSREVLLEALLGARFDAQAEAAEALLGEDDPLAALRTFARGMLGTATTFRGLSAATADALNDETSDLHRACRGMRSAAARLVARAQESGQLRADLAPDEVLLMVHAAGWASEHAGDPDRLLDLVFAGLCSR
- the ilvD gene encoding dihydroxy-acid dehydratase, with the translated sequence MPALRSRTTTHGRNAAGARSLWRATGLTDSDFGKPIVAIANSYTQFVPGHVHLKDLGDIVAGAIREAGGVAREFHTIAVDDGIAMGHSGMLYSLPSREIIADSVEYMVNAHQADALVCISNCDKITPGMLNAAMRLNIPTVFVSGGPMEAGKAVVVDGVAHAPTDLITSISASANPAVDEDGLSIVERSACPTCGSCSGMFTANSMNCLTEALGLSLPGNGSTLATHAARRKLFEDAGRTVMELCKRWYGEDDDSALPRSIANRKAFENAMALDMAMGGSTNTVLHILAAAQEGEVDFTISDIDAIGRRVPCLSKVAPNSDYHMEDVHRAGGIPAILGELHRAGLLNEDVTSVHSPSLEQWLSTWDIRGGSASAEAIELFHAAPGGVRTTEAFSTSNRWTELDTDAANGCIRDIAHAYTADGGLAVLRGNLAENGAVIKSAGIDEELWRFQGPARVVESQEEAVSVILGKKIQPGEVLVVRYEGPAGGPGMQEMLHPTAFLKGAGLGKKCALITDGRFSGGSSGISVGHISPEAASGGTIGLVADGDQILIDVRERKLELLVDDDVLAERRAKMEASERPWQPVDRQRPVTAALRAYARMATSADTGAVRDPNR
- a CDS encoding DUF397 domain-containing protein; translation: MEDDAANAANKARVRTALDLTGARWQVTGGELEFAHVGHTDGLVYTVLRKATDPDGPLLVFTPSEWDAFVAGARDGEFHDLAGLTAD
- a CDS encoding acetolactate synthase large subunit; translated protein: MTSATSRSEPKAGGTPSAASPAQLGSRPKPAPPAGTPVRVTGAQSLVRSLEAMGVEVVFGIPGGTILPAYDPLLDSTKVRHVLVRHEQGAGHAATGYAQATGKVGVCMATSGPGATNLVTPLADANMDSVPVVAITGQQSRPLIGTDAFQEADICGITMPVTKHNFLVTDPVDIPRVIAEAFHLASTGRPGPVLVDIPKDVLQETTSFSWPPEMHLPGYRPTLRPHGKQVREAARLIAQARRPVLYVGGGVIKAQASAQLKRLAELTGIPVVTTLMARGAFPDSHRQHLGMPGMHGSVAAVAAMQRADLLVALGARFDDRVTGQLESFAPEAKVVHADIDPAEISKNRKADVPIVGDCAEIITELIDAVQAETERAGAPDLAPWWTQIDSWRDTFPAGYEWPADGTLSPQYVIERIGQIVGPDAVYAAGVGQHQMWAAQFIKYENPRTWLNSGGLGTMGYAVPAAMGAKFGVPDKQVWAIDGDGCFQMTNQELATCAIEGAPIKVAVINNGNLGMVRQWQNLFYAERYSNTDLGTHKHRIPDFTLLAEALGCAGLRCETQDEVDDVIRRAMEINDRPVVIDFVVGKDAQVWPMVAAGTGNDEIMAARGIRPLFDDDEVSQ
- a CDS encoding TIGR03620 family F420-dependent LLM class oxidoreductase encodes the protein MKSIGVWLFGGYPTTVEVEREQLARIDALGYASVWMGETIGGRDAFVRSAVFLGATSRITVGTGIANAWARPAPTAQAAARSVSEAHPGRFVLGIGIGHPYQAESTGQSYAKPLTAMRDYLSRMDEEAATNPPAAPFPRVLAAIGPKMLELSRDATDGAHPFAMPVEHTAFARKILGPGKLLIPHQAVLLSTDPARARAIAREMARQILQVKAYAKAWRDFGYGDEVTDRLADALVAWGDEETIARRVREQLDAGADQVLLSPTGVDLPGAVDQLARLTPALAALTALPEVAA
- the ilvC gene encoding ketol-acid reductoisomerase gives rise to the protein MSVEIFYDDDADLSIIQGRKVAVIGYGSQGHAHALSLRDSGVDVRIGLPEGSKSRAKAEEEGLRVLTPAEASAEADLIMILAPDTKQRFIYAEDIEPNLKDGDALFFGHGFNIRYELIKPPANVDVAMVAPKGPGHLVRRQFVDGKGVPCLIAVEQDPSGNAQALALAYAAAIGGARAGVIKTTFKEETETDLFGEQAVLCGGASALVQTGFEVLTEAGYAPEIAYFEVLHELKLIVDLMYEGGIARMRYSISDTAEYGDLTRGPRVITPAVKEEMRKILGEIQDGTFAREWVSEDEQGRPNFRKLQEAGEQHPIEETGKKLRGLMSWVDRPITETA
- the serA gene encoding phosphoglycerate dehydrogenase; its protein translation is MTNPSKPVVLIAEKLAPSTLAVFGDEVEVRHVDGTDRPALLEAVKAADALLVRSATKVDAEVLGASTRLKVVARAGVGLDNVEVPAATARGVLVVNAPTSNIVSAAEHAVALLLAVARRVPAANQSLQAGEWKRSSYSGVEINGKTIGVVGFGKIGQLFAARLAAFDTKIVAYDPYVSAARAAQLGVELVSLDELLQRADAISIHLPKTPETKGLIDAEALKKTKPGVIIVNAARGGLVDEEALAEAIRSGHVGGAGIDVFVTEPTTASPLFGLPNVVVTPHLGASTAEAQDRAGTDVARSVLLALRGDFVPDAVNVASGGVVGEEVRPYLPLTQKLGTVLAALSQKAPSAVTVEVRGELSSEDVGVLSLAALRGVFSGVVEDQVTFVNAPRLAEEFGVRTEIVTEPESPNWRSLVTVRAVHEDGSVLSVSGAVTGNNQVEKLVEVNGRHFDLRAEGHMLLLEYPDRPGIMGRVGTLLGEASVNIEAAQISQTTDGSDAVMILRVDREVDSHLLEPIAATVGARTIRAVTFA
- a CDS encoding TIGR03620 family F420-dependent LLM class oxidoreductase, giving the protein MSVGIWTFAFDGAPIGQVREAAAEIEELGFDALWFGEYPGREALTQAALLLGATSRITVATGVARFDRRSPAGVAGGARTLAEAYPGRFVLALGGHARGGKPVETVRNYLDEMDATEFTSPEPVPRPRRLLAALGPRMLRLAAERADGAHPYFVPPEHTALAREILGPDAYLAVEQGAVLDGSRGLEIARAEVGTYLGVAAHHRVNLKRLGFTDDDLAAGGSTRLVEAVIAIGEQKAADRIQAHLDAGADHVCVQVITGEPGLPLAGWRQLAGLVR